The following proteins are co-located in the Paralichthys olivaceus isolate ysfri-2021 chromosome 2, ASM2471397v2, whole genome shotgun sequence genome:
- the wnk2 gene encoding serine/threonine-protein kinase WNK2 isoform X2, which yields MDPADDSSKDPPLGSTFSSAPNLDSDINANACRPVYENGTDHNVNIQSAAQRGASDPSAYPSTDYRGLIRQRFIRRSLWVSDSEEHQPVVDTCVNSSPVLNIDLRTIVDRSRTRVLQGTRLGLQETSSTESQAELKESATESVSADEEKGDGSEHQPKAEVVVPSDVTGKAGSDENEEEPGMKAVSTSPGGRFLKFDIELGRGSFKTVYKGLDTETWVEVAWCELQERKLSKVERQRFKEEAEMLKALQHPNIVRFYDFWESPVKGRKCIVLVTELMTSGTLKTYLKRFKVMKPKVLRSWCRQILKGLHFLHTRTPPIIHRDLKCDNIFITGPTGSVKIGDLGLATLKRASFAKSVIGTPEFMAPEMYEEHYDEAVDVYAFGMCMLEMATSEYPYSECQNAAQIYRKVTSGVKPASYGKVSDPEIKEIIGECICHRWEERYSIKDLLNHAFFAEDTGVRVELNEEDDGKKSSIALKLWVEDPKKLKGKYKDTGAIEFTFDLVNEVPEVVAQEMVESGFFLDCDVKIVGKSIRDRVALIKWKRERTVSTGNGETQQNLLQVPSTGVPQGATLAAADYEDQEGEQQTLICTVPTTTSTTSDSGGSSIVQLDDLNNQQNGLYQSPPETVSTTHMIYSPPAQAEPQMHQGPYQQPTAQAPLDNYTQASTQLHQGNYPQSTGQLHPGAYQQTAAQTYQSQTRHGSDPFVCHDGLNSESTVCFRRGSTSLVEMLRCRTHPLTKTSPFLCASLARASTNSVESSVHATDHLFSNSAQNPSGLSPLLSTYQHSDHDSARHFNSPLLPLNLQPPSELQPSTPRSPQPDRHCKACMSLLLRDRTKGGGSLGHTHIRSFSQFTPVCKPGSHTSPNLSKSPPLTVPLPYASPSLPPSNSQSTLLTSPSNLPPPSQVARSRSLYEGADLTLLNHCLHHIVGRRTSTPTLSDRVLNHPMGTTSSVFERIDKSQSLEIPLPHCCPYLDRNKLSLPHSSKGRVDPLTVSAPATPAPTVLQSRQTAQSFPAAAPTLQTHPGQEQVQGSRTNLGDVQLRAPVHPVLHGVQTPLWGSAADAEATLHAETRTLAQTQPLVPAQQQTPVPVSAQAAPIPQTPASKVPTSFPIQVSIAVPVPVSALAPVSASGPTFEPKLTSTGSDSSSVMGKPHHSVPGLVLAPVPFNLPVPGRAADPASAPASAPVAASGSAPVLQPAGIQTAVSLPESASLATTQQNLETTFASSTLQQEFSAEDVLQDKPVSLPSYAYDSLNSDVASGKEMSDGYDSLASVGKGDGKPRKHHRKSARTRSRQEKTSKPKLSMLNVCNTGDKMVECQLETHNHKMVTFKFDLDGDAPEEIATYMVDNGFILLLEKEIFIDQLKDIVDKAEDMLNEDVEGERASTLSCSPPHGQMSEGLVGESQQPGAPQPVYQQNVLHTGKRWFIICPVEETPTSSQETPSDGTATQSPGSSTTTQPADCSGTARPSRDGSSSTMSGGSGGFSYDVYGFCSPPIMSNTDPLLLATLSPPVSAPPTLQSVSSVEPAGSSGPPSVHQAQPARAQTVPPPSPHASFPVDESQGSPLGSVSPIHSARQMPDMMSPVSIAEEVPCCPLVMPLSLDVSGSQGGSPLTLLPLQEPDSAKEPLSVSYASATRTERPQQPVVLHQPYSSMGGTKVSSLPQSPAPSQHGAGPGESDGEARLGRGGFVDSTIKTLDEKLRNLLYQEYAPMYPSGSAAETPGSCTEYIQSPPGPDSAMGGSGNSTPGPMGEGRYRTGEQLPQIPERMDSLSTLSDSAVCASLSRRHVPHSASCSGARGRFKIISVPPDVANRRDVKQRSWSSAASPAHPVRYRQDHVQAEAMVTSTTIGRFSVISTEDDITQSTRCSRYSAPPDFYLDTPPSMAKRSSLPRALTSPSVPVDVTVHARFLSSDSGAESSPAKLAPATPSQRTRSERRGSDLMKRAVAFLRRSGRSSSVQSSDSPSRHGGVHGSACGSSDNDSEMDDSDMKRELQRLREKHLREISELQAHQRGEVELLYNRLGKVPPPGLGLSHTAPHNGRRKRSGRHKLKPGKLLSPLVQQFRNVTTKSSDSSRSAAAAGVGEPTLSLNGSPAKGSFPSHGRARSCTSHIPNSTSEPVQTQQPCSLKGSLSSDNIYAGLHGDGTSTQAPPAQGWSNYPQPSERVTYKSSSKPRARFLSGPVSLSIWTTLKRLCIGKDRGSRSAAGAGTFNQSQQLPAGATPPPPPHQPVMGLAQAQANNSNNKTGTYTGTSSSASERDLPEDLQRLMDDWAQEVLIVTHRPRTNSLSISGQQLWDQVVHRTHRQLASASYVSSWTGIGPEACTRSLTWPDSPRSTMTTSPSTGPHPSYQLHSPAPFRALSSFPLPSGVFVFPVAPSAQDAPSPTATPSYQPPDPKARTL from the exons ATGGATCCGGCAGATGACTCAAGTAAAGATCCGCCCTTGGGCTCCACTTTCTCCTCAGCACCGAATCTAGACTCGGACATAAACGCGAATGCCTGCAGGCCTGTCTATGAGAACGGGACGGACCACAATGTCAACATCCAGAGCGCAGCCCAGCGAGGAGCCAGCGACCCCAGCGCGTACCCCTCCACGGACTACCGGGGGCTCATCCGCCAGAGGTTCATCCGGAGGAGTCTGTGGGTGTCGGACTCCGAGGAGCACCAGCCGGTGGTGGACACGTGTGTCAACAGCAGCCCGGTGCTCAACATCGACCTGCGGACCATCGTGGATCGGAGTCGGACCCGGGTCCTCCAAGGGACCCGCCTGGGGCTCCAGGAGACGTCCAGCACGGAGAGCCAGGCGGAGCTGAAGGAGAGCGCCACGGAGAGCGTGAGCGCGGACGAGGAGAAGGGGGACGGCAGCGAACACCAACCCAAGGCCGAGGTGGTCGTGCCCTCCGACGTCACAGGTAAAGCGGGAAGTGACGAGAACGAAGAGGAGCCCGGGATGAAGGCCGTGTCCACCTCACCTGGGGGTCGATTCCTCAAGTTTGACATTGAGCTGGGCAGAGGGTCCTTCAAGACCGTCTACAAGGGTCTGGACACCGAAACCTGGGTGGAGGTGGCCTGGTGTGAACTCCAG GAAAGGAAACTGTCTAAAGTTGAGAGACAGAGATTCAAGGAGGAGGCTGAGATGTTAAAGGCTCTCCAGCATCCCAATATTGTGCGGTTTTATGACTTCTGGGAATCACCGGTGAAAGGGAGGAAGTGTATCGTTCTTGTGACAGAGCTAATGACCTCAGGGACACTAAAAAC GTATCTGAAGCGCTTCAAGGTGATGAAACCTAAAGTTCTTAGGAGCTGGTGCAGGCAGATTCTCAAaggcctccacttcctccacacAAGGACGCCTCCAATCATCCATCGAGACCTCAAGTGCGacaacatcttcatcactgGCCCCACAGGCTCTGTCAAAATAGGAGACCTCGGCCTGGCAACACTAAAGAGGGCCTCCTTCGCTAAAAGTGTCATTG GCACTCCGGAGTTCATGGCCCCAGAGATGTATGAGGAGCACTATGACGAGGCTGTGGATGTCTATGCCTTTGGGATGTGCATGTTGGAGATGGCCACCTCAGAATACCCGTACTCTGAGTGTCAGAATGCTGCACAGATCTACCGCAAAGTCACCAGT ggGGTGAAACCTGCTAGTTACGGTAAAGTCAGCGACCCTGAAATTAAGGAAATTATCGGGGAGTGCATCTGTCACAGATGGGAGGAAAG GTACTCCATCAAGGACCTCCTGAATCATGCCTTCTTTGCAGAGGATACAGGTGTGAGGGTGGAGCTCAATGAGGAAGATGATGGGAAGAAATCCTCTATTGCTCTGAAGCTGTGGGTGGAAGATCCTAAAAAGCTGAAGGGAAAATACAAGGACACTGGTGCTATTGAGTTCACCTTTGACTTGGTGAACGAGGTCCCAGAGGTCGTCGCCCAAGAAATG GTTGAATCAGGTTTTTTCCTGGACTGCGACGTCAAGATAGTTGGGAAGTCGATCCGAGACCGCGTGGCTCTCATCAAATGGAAGAGGGAGCGCACTGTCTCGACAGGAAATGGTGAGACGCAGCAGAACCTTCTGCAGGTTCCCAGTACTGGTGTACCACAGGGAGCCACATTAGCCGCAGCAGATTACGAAGACCAAGAGGGGGAGCAGCAGACCCTGATCTGCACTGTGCCAACCACCACATCTACTACAT CTGACAGTGGGGGGAGCTCTATCGTGCAGTTAGACGACCTAAACAATCAGCAAAACGGGCTCTACCAGTCTCCTCCAGAAACCGTTTCCACGACTCACATGATTTACAGTCCTCCTGCACAGGCTGAGCCTCAAATGCACCAGGGGCCCTACCAGCAACCCACAGCACAGGCCCCACTCGACAACTACACACAAGCATCCACACAGTTACATCAGGGAAACTACCCACAGAGCACAGGTCAACTGCATCCTGGGGCTTATcaacaaactgcagcacagaccTATCAGTCTCAAACA CGTCACGGCAGTGATCCCTTTGTATGCCATGACGGCCTCAACAGTGAGAGCACAGTGTGTTTTAGGCGTGGAAGCACCTCCCTGGTTGAGATGTTGCGGTGTCGGACACACCCTCTCACTAAGACAAGCCCCTTCCTATGTGCGTCACTGGCTCGGGCCTCGACAAATAGCGTAGAGAGCTCAGTGCATGCCACAGATCACCTGTTCTCTAACTCTGCACAGAATCCATCGGGATTATCTCCTCTCTTGTCCACCTATCAGCACTCCGATCATGACTCAGcaagacattttaattcaccTCTCCTTCCCCTAAATTTACAGCCTCCCTCAGAGCTGCAACCGAGCACCCCCCGCAGCCCGCAGCCCGACCGGCACTGCAAGGCTTGCATGTCTCTCCTCCTGAGGGACAGGACAAAGGGAGGCGGATctctgggacacacacacatacgttcTTTCTCCCAGTTTACTCCAGTGTGTAAGCCAGGCTCGCACACATCTCCTAACCTGTCAAAGTCTCCTCCCCTCACTGTACCTTTGCCTTATGCATcgccctctctccccccttcaaACAGTCAGTCTACCCTGCTGACCTCACCTTCAAATCTTCCTCCGCCCTCACAAGTTGCACGGTCACGGAGTTTGTATGAAGGCGCGGATCTCACTCTTCTCAACCACTGTCTCCATCATATCGTCGGTCGCAGGACCAGCACTCCCACCCTCTCTGATCGAGTACTCAATCATCCGATGGGCACCACCTCCTCAGTATTTGAGCGTATAGACAAAAGTCAGAGCCTGGAGATCCCACTCCCACACTGTTGCCCATATCTGGACAGGAACAAGCTGTCATTGCCCCACAGCAGCAAAGGCAGAGTGGATCCACTG ACAGTGTCTGCTCCTGCTACACCAGCTCCGACTGTGCTCCAGAGTAGACAGACAGCACAGAGCTTCCCGGCCGCAGCCCCCACTTTACAGACGCATCCTGGCCAAGAGCAG GTACAAGGTTCCAGGACGAACTTGGGAGATGTTCAGCTTCGGGCTCCAGTCCACCCTGTCTTGCATGGTGTTCAGACTCCTCTCTGGGGAAGCGCTGCAGATGCAGAAGCTACCTTACATGCTGAAACTCGAACACTGGCACAAACTCAACCTCTGGTCccagcacaacaacaaacaccagTCCCAGTGTCAGCTCAAGCTGCACCTATACCCCAAACTCCAGCTTCAAAAGTCCCAACTTCATTCCCAATACAGGTTTCAATAGCAGTTCCAGTGCCGGTCTCAGCTCTAGCACCAGTCTCGGCATCAGGTCCTACTTTTGAGCCAAAACTCACATCTACAGGCTCAGACTCATCTTCTGTCATGGGTAAACCGCATCACTCAGTCCCAGGTTTGGTCTTGGCCCCAGTCCCTTTCAACCTGCCAGTCCCAGGTAGAGCTGCAGACCCAGCTTCTGCTCCAGCTTCTGCTCCTGTCGCAGCTTCAGGCTCGGCTCCAGTTCTGCAGCCTGCTGGCATCCAGACGGCAGTGTCACTGCCTGAGTCTGCCAGTCTGGCCACGACTCAGCAAAACCTCGAAACGACATTTGCATCTAGCACCCTTCAACAAGAGTTCAGTGCTGAG GATGTGCTTCAGGACAAACCAGTATCTTTACCCAGCTATGCATATGACAG TCTCAACTCTGACGTGGCATCTGGTAAAGAAATGAGTGATGGCTATGACAGCTTGGCCAGTGTGGGGAAGGGCGATGGAAAACCCAGGAAACACCACCGCAAGTCTGCCCGAACACGTTCTCGCCAAGAAAAGACCAGCAAACCAAAACTAAGCATGCTCAAT GTTTGCAACACTGGAGATAAAATGGTGGAATGCCAGCTGGAGACTCACAATCACAAAATGGTGACGTTCAAATTCGATCTGGATGGAGATGCACCGGAGGAGATTGCCACTTACATG GTGGACAATGGCTTTATCCTACTGTTAGAGAAGGAGATCTTCATTGACCAATTAAAGGACATTGTGGATAAAGCTGAGGACATGCTGAATGAAGATGTAGAGGGTGAAAGAGCATCAACCTTGAGTTGTAGTCCTCCACATGGCCAGATGTCTGAGGGGTTAGTGGGAGAG AGTCAGCAGCCTGGAGCTCCTCAGCCTGTCTATCAGCAGAATG TTCTTCACACAGGGAAAAGATGGTTCATAATCTGCCCAGTAGAGGAGACCCCCACATCCAGCCAGGAGACCCCGTCTGATGGCACGGCTACTCAGTCTCCTGGGAGTTCAACCACTACCCAGCCTGCAGACTGCAGTGGCACAGCGAGGCCCTCCAGAG ACGGCTCATCTTCTACAAtgtctggaggaagtggaggcttCTCCTATGACGTGTATGGATTCTGTAGTCCCCCAATAATGTCCAACACAGACCCACTTCTTTTAGCCACTCTGTCCCCTCCTGTGTCTGCTCCCCCAACCCTCCAGTCCGTATCATCAGTGGAGCCTGCTGGCAGCTCTGGGCCGCCCAGTGTACATCAGGCCCAGCCAGCCAGGGCTCAGACTGTGCCCCCGCCATCCCCACATGCGTCTTTCCCAGTCGATGAGTCTCAAGGATCCCCTCTAGGATCCGTCTCCCCGATCCACTCTGCTCGGCAGATGCCTGACATGATGAGTCCTGTTTCTATAGCTGAGGAGGTGCCCTGCTGCCCTCTTGTCATGCCACTTTCTCTGGATGTGAGTGGTTCACAGGGTGGGTCTCCTCTGACCCTACTTCCTCTCCAGGAGCCAGATTCAGCCAAAGAGCCACTGTCTGTCTCCTACGCCTCAGCGACACGAACCGAGCGACCGCAGCAGCCTGTGGTGCTCCACCAGCCTTATTCCAGCATGGGAGGGACCAAAGTGTCCTCACTCCCCCAGAGCCCAGCACCATCCCAGCATGGTGCAGGGCCCGGTGAGTCAGATGGCGAAGCACGGCTTGGCCGCGGAGGCTTTGTGGACAGCACCATAAAAACGCTAGATGAGAAACTAAGGAACTTGCTGTACCAGGAATATGCCCCCATGTACCCATCAGGCAGTGCTGCAGAGACACCAGGCTCCTGCACTGAGTACATCCAGTCTCCTCCTGGTCCAGACAGCGCCATGGGAGGGTCAGGAAACAGCACGCCAGGGCCGATGGGGGAGGGACGCTACAGGACAGGGGAACAGCTG CCTCAGATTCCAGAGAGAATGGACAGTTTGAGCACACTGAGTGACTCAGCCGTGTGTG CTTCCTTGTCAAGAAGACACGTTCCTcactctgcctcctgctctgGAGCCAGAGGTCGATTTAAG ATCATTTCTGTTCCTCCTGATGTGGCAAACAGAAGAGATGTGaaacagaggagctggagcagcgCTGCTTCGCCGGCACACCCGGTTAGATACAGACAAGACCATGTTCAGGCTGAGGCCATGGTCACCTCCACTACGATCGGCCGCTTCTCTGTGATTAGCACTGAAGACGACATCACACAGAGTACACGCTGCAGCCGCTACTCTGCCCCGCCTGATTTCTACCTAGACACACCTCCTTCCATGGCAAAGCGGAGCTCCCTGCCTCGTGCCCTGACCTCACCCTCCGTCCCTGTGGACGTCACTGTCCATGCTCGCTTCCTCTCCTCAGACTCGGGGGCTGAGAGTAGCCCTGCGAAGCTGGCCCCTGCCACCCCATCTCAGCGGACTCGCTCTGAGCGCAGAGGAAGTGACCTCATGAAGAGGGCGGTGGCCTTCCTCCGTCGCTCAGGGCGCAGCAGCAGTGTGCAGAGCTCAGACTCACCAAGTAGGCATGGAGGTGTGCATGGCTCAGCCTGTGGCAGCAGCGATAATGACTCAGAGATGGATGACTCAGACATGAAGAGGGAACTGCAGAGACTCAGGGAGAA ACACCTGAGGGAGATCTCTGAGCTGCAGGCCCATCAGCGGGGAGAGGTGGAACTGCTATATAACCGGCTGGGCAAAGTCCCTCCTCCTGGCCTGGGTCTGTCTCACACTGCACCGCATAACGGCCGGAGAAAGAGATCAGGCAGGCACAAGCTGAAGCCTGGCAAACTTCTCAGCCCTCTGGTCCAACAGTTTAGAAATGTCACAACCAAAAGTAGTGACTCCAGCAGATCTG ctgctgctgcaggcgtAGGTGAGCCTACACTGAGTTTAAATGGCTCTCCGGCCAAAGGGTCTTTCCCCTCACACGGCCGGGCACGGTCATGCACGAGCCACATTCCCAACTCGACCTCAGAGCCTGTGCAGACTCAGCAGCCTTGTTCCCTCAAGGGCTCTTTGTCTTCAGATAATATTTACGCTGGACTACACGGAGATGGTACCAGCACACAAGCTCCACCTGCTCAAG GCTGGTCTAATTACCCTCAACCATCTGAGAGAGTCACCTATAAATCCAGTAGCAAGCCACGAGCTAGATTTCTCAGTGGGCCTGTGTCTTTGTCTATCT GGACAACATTGAAGAGACTGTGTATTGGGAAAGATCGCGGCAGCA gGTCTGCAGCCGGAGCTGGCACCTTCAATCAATCACAGCAGCTGCCTGCCGGTGCCacgcctccacctcctcctcatcagccGGTGATGGGACTGGCCCAGGCCCAGGCcaataacagcaacaacaagaCAGGCACATACACAGGCACTTCCTCGAGTGCCAGTGAAAGAGACCTGCCTGAAGACTTGCAGCGGCTGATGGACGACTGGGCCCAGGAGGTTCTTATCGTCACCCACAGGCCGCGCACCAACTCTCTTAGCATCAGCGGGCAGCAGCTGTGGGATCAGGTTGTGCATCGAACACACAGACAACTGGCTAGTGCTTCATAT GTATCTTCATGGACAGGAATTGGTCCAGAGGCCTGCACCCGGTCCCTGACATGGCCTGACAGCCCCAGGTCAACGATGACGACCAGCCCCTCCACGGGGCCCCATCCCAGCTATCAGCTACACTCACCCGCTCCATTCAGGGCCTTgtcctccttccctcttcctTCAGGAGTTTTTGTCTTTCCTGTTGCGCCCTCAGCCCAGGACGCCCCCAGCCCCACTGCAACTCCATCATATCAGCCGCCCGACCCCAAAGCCAGGACTCTTTAA